The Streptomyces sp. CC0208 genome window below encodes:
- a CDS encoding LamG domain-containing protein: MLTQKRGRRWCRAARSGALAIALLGGAVPLVGAVAAPAFADDGSASTAADGASESQASALAAQSGERVVVDAATTESSQVFANPDGTFTQEMNAAPVRARKDDGTWAPIDTSLVREVDGSVRSKNTTASLTFSGGGSADGLVELADEGHTLRLGWPTALPEPRLDGSTATYANVLPDVDLKLTALSSGYTSVLVVKTAVAAKNPALATISMTVSGSGLDIAPTADGGFVARDGDGSPVFESPAGRMWDSAGDASASAASGVATQMVRTAASAGTDAAGEPDTVPLPAAGGEPASSEGPGSGDAAAEVPLKITGSTLEITPDPALLHGEDTVFPLYIDPPTKGIALGDWTALASNGTKYWEFDGDKGVGRCSNYAGYLCANTPYTQRMYFEYPLSSIHGKKVLDAVLEVYQLWTFSCEPHTYDLSHVDRGISSSTTWSGRPVADDLMGDQNVAYGRGTLCSPSQPANWVRFSDNVKGESNENLTTTLASHAANKAAQITFSLTAHDESDAGAWARFRNDAKLSVTYVSYPSTPTSSGVQQGNTGRACNASNLPFATSDSSPKMLATVQSADGSQSQLRAAFEVWKADGSSRVWSAASPDGAWVADNAARTASTSALPQQSDYRMRVKTQAYYMTDRGVSGVLDSLWSSWCYFRVDTQKPPSPVVTSADYGPAETTAAAGGVGMPGRFTFTPGDDDLTKAGIQSDVTSYKWKLNSGPISSPIPVAKGASTIQTIPPNQAGENTLQVWGFDAAQNSSLTGYYSFLVKGAEQPSGIWHLDNTLTDSTTATQHPLTSSGAAWDTLARSGAGAAKLNGASAYLATSGPVLDTTKSFTVSAWARLTKQDVNYTVLSQAGTNAAGFQLYYSTAYNAWIFNRHQTDVASPAITRSIGARPPVLNAWTHLAGVYDAAANTVQLYVNGVPQGSPVPFPVAPWKASGGLQVGRLLASGASKDNFAGTIDEVKVWSRALADTEVTHEAWLEDEDLSDGTSGDPVPALVAKWDATDVANATGTTVKDTSGFSRNLTLNGAALTQISHGDPDIGEEVTTTQTLTLNGTSAFASAAGPVVDDTGSFTATAWVTLNPAKLADTSKAYAVQVFGQSGTSQSAWGVWYEQPAGSTQGRWTFGRPDKDGTGAAWTTSGSDARTTAQLGVPVMLTVVYDAQAAADGDDTSKLGGLKLYVDSAQMGAEEGVPYTAPWQGSGAFEIGRAKINGAPARYFPGTIDTVRVWAGATSTDTIANRFNTEQQ; encoded by the coding sequence GTGCTGACGCAAAAACGGGGGCGTCGTTGGTGTCGTGCGGCGCGGAGTGGTGCACTGGCGATCGCGTTGCTGGGGGGAGCGGTTCCGCTGGTCGGAGCCGTGGCGGCGCCTGCATTTGCCGATGACGGGTCAGCGTCTACGGCAGCTGACGGGGCTTCAGAGTCGCAGGCAAGCGCTCTCGCGGCGCAGAGCGGTGAGCGGGTCGTTGTGGACGCGGCGACGACCGAGTCATCCCAGGTCTTCGCCAACCCCGACGGCACGTTCACGCAGGAGATGAACGCGGCTCCGGTCCGCGCCCGCAAGGACGACGGCACGTGGGCCCCGATCGACACCAGCCTCGTGCGTGAGGTCGATGGCAGCGTGCGGTCGAAGAACACGACGGCCAGTCTCACCTTCTCTGGCGGCGGCAGCGCGGATGGTCTGGTTGAGCTGGCCGACGAGGGGCACACGCTGCGCCTGGGCTGGCCGACCGCGCTGCCCGAGCCCCGACTGGACGGCAGTACCGCCACCTACGCCAACGTTTTGCCGGACGTCGATCTGAAGCTGACTGCGCTGAGTTCGGGCTACACGTCCGTGCTTGTGGTCAAGACAGCCGTGGCGGCGAAGAACCCGGCGCTCGCGACGATCAGCATGACTGTCTCGGGCAGCGGCCTGGACATCGCGCCGACGGCCGACGGTGGCTTCGTGGCGCGTGACGGTGACGGCAGTCCGGTCTTCGAGAGCCCGGCGGGACGGATGTGGGACTCGGCCGGCGACGCCTCGGCCAGTGCCGCGTCCGGCGTGGCGACGCAAATGGTCCGCACTGCCGCGTCGGCCGGGACGGACGCCGCGGGGGAGCCGGATACCGTTCCGCTGCCCGCCGCCGGGGGAGAGCCCGCCTCTTCGGAGGGGCCCGGCAGCGGGGATGCGGCGGCCGAGGTGCCGCTGAAGATCACCGGTTCCACTTTGGAGATCACGCCCGATCCGGCGCTGTTGCACGGCGAGGACACGGTTTTCCCGCTCTATATCGATCCGCCGACTAAGGGGATTGCGCTGGGGGACTGGACGGCTCTGGCCTCCAACGGCACCAAGTACTGGGAGTTCGACGGGGACAAGGGCGTGGGTCGCTGTTCCAACTACGCCGGCTACCTCTGCGCCAACACTCCGTATACGCAGCGCATGTACTTTGAGTACCCGTTGTCGTCGATCCACGGCAAGAAGGTTCTGGACGCTGTGCTGGAGGTCTACCAGCTGTGGACGTTCAGCTGTGAGCCGCACACGTACGACCTGAGCCACGTGGACAGGGGTATTTCTTCCAGCACCACCTGGTCGGGGAGGCCCGTCGCGGACGACCTGATGGGTGATCAGAACGTGGCCTACGGGCGGGGCACCCTGTGCAGCCCGTCGCAGCCAGCGAACTGGGTGCGGTTCAGCGACAATGTGAAAGGTGAGTCGAATGAGAACCTGACGACCACTCTCGCCTCGCACGCGGCGAACAAGGCCGCACAGATCACGTTCTCGCTGACGGCGCACGACGAGTCGGATGCGGGCGCCTGGGCGCGGTTCCGTAACGACGCCAAGCTGTCGGTGACGTACGTGTCCTATCCGTCTACGCCGACCTCCTCCGGTGTCCAGCAAGGCAACACCGGGCGGGCCTGCAACGCTTCCAACCTGCCGTTCGCCACGAGTGATTCGTCGCCGAAGATGCTGGCCACGGTGCAGTCGGCGGACGGAAGCCAGTCCCAACTGCGCGCGGCGTTCGAGGTGTGGAAGGCCGACGGTTCCAGCCGCGTCTGGTCCGCGGCGTCGCCGGACGGCGCCTGGGTGGCCGACAACGCCGCCCGCACCGCGTCCACCAGCGCGTTGCCGCAACAGAGCGATTATCGGATGCGGGTCAAGACACAGGCGTACTACATGACGGACCGGGGCGTCTCCGGTGTGCTGGACTCGTTGTGGTCGTCCTGGTGTTACTTCCGGGTCGACACGCAGAAGCCGCCGTCTCCGGTGGTGACCAGCGCGGACTACGGTCCGGCCGAGACCACCGCGGCTGCGGGCGGGGTGGGGATGCCCGGCAGGTTCACCTTCACGCCCGGGGACGACGACCTGACCAAGGCCGGCATCCAGTCGGACGTCACCAGCTACAAGTGGAAACTGAACAGCGGCCCGATCTCGTCCCCGATTCCCGTTGCCAAGGGCGCGTCCACCATTCAGACGATCCCGCCGAACCAGGCCGGTGAGAACACCCTGCAGGTGTGGGGTTTTGACGCGGCCCAGAACAGTTCCCTGACCGGCTACTACAGCTTCCTGGTGAAGGGCGCCGAACAGCCGTCCGGGATCTGGCACCTGGACAACACGCTCACCGACTCCACCACTGCCACCCAGCACCCGCTGACTTCCTCGGGAGCCGCCTGGGACACGCTCGCCCGCAGCGGTGCCGGGGCGGCGAAGCTGAACGGCGCGAGCGCCTACCTCGCCACCTCCGGCCCGGTGCTGGACACCACCAAATCCTTCACGGTCTCCGCCTGGGCACGGCTGACGAAGCAGGACGTCAACTACACCGTCCTGTCCCAGGCGGGCACGAACGCCGCTGGGTTCCAGCTGTATTACTCGACCGCCTACAACGCCTGGATCTTCAACCGGCACCAGACAGATGTCGCCAGCCCCGCGATTACCCGCTCGATCGGCGCCAGGCCGCCGGTCCTGAACGCCTGGACCCATTTGGCTGGCGTTTATGACGCGGCGGCGAACACCGTCCAGCTCTACGTCAACGGCGTCCCGCAGGGCAGTCCGGTGCCGTTTCCGGTGGCCCCGTGGAAGGCGTCGGGCGGCCTGCAGGTTGGACGGCTGCTGGCATCGGGGGCCAGCAAGGACAACTTCGCCGGAACAATCGACGAGGTGAAGGTCTGGTCTCGTGCGCTCGCGGACACCGAGGTCACCCACGAGGCCTGGCTGGAGGACGAGGACCTCTCCGACGGCACCTCCGGCGACCCGGTCCCCGCACTCGTCGCCAAATGGGACGCCACCGACGTCGCGAACGCGACCGGCACCACGGTGAAGGACACCAGCGGCTTCAGCCGCAACCTCACCCTCAACGGCGCTGCGCTCACCCAGATCAGCCACGGCGATCCGGACATTGGCGAAGAAGTCACCACCACCCAGACGCTGACCCTCAACGGCACCAGCGCCTTTGCCAGCGCCGCCGGCCCGGTCGTCGACGACACCGGCTCCTTCACTGCCACCGCGTGGGTGACACTCAACCCGGCCAAGCTCGCCGACACCAGCAAGGCGTACGCGGTGCAGGTGTTCGGCCAGTCCGGGACGAGTCAGTCCGCCTGGGGCGTGTGGTATGAGCAGCCGGCCGGCAGCACCCAGGGGCGGTGGACCTTCGGCCGCCCCGACAAGGACGGCACCGGGGCTGCCTGGACCACGAGCGGGTCCGACGCCCGCACCACGGCCCAGCTGGGCGTCCCGGTCATGCTGACAGTTGTCTACGACGCCCAGGCGGCAGCCGATGGTGACGACACCTCCAAGCTCGGCGGTCTCAAGCTCTACGTCGACAGTGCCCAGATGGGAGCCGAGGAGGGTGTGCCCTACACCGCCCCCTGGCAGGGCAGCGGGGCGTTCGAGATCGGCCGGGCGAAGATCAACGGCGCTCCCGCACGCTACTTCCCCGGAACGATCGACACCGTCCGTGTCTGGGCCGGAGCCACCTCCACCGACACCATCGCCAACCGGTTCAACACCGAACAGCAGTAG
- a CDS encoding 3'-5' exonuclease, with protein MIGKVLLTTYHSAKGREFDTVILPGLLNGIIPRNVPERGRWRPATAKELAEQQRTFYVALTRAERTLHLIYGPGYHTRSGYWRSDGPSDFLIEMYQRLPSTGSSEQQT; from the coding sequence GTGATCGGGAAGGTCCTCCTGACCACCTACCACTCAGCCAAGGGCCGGGAGTTCGACACCGTGATCCTGCCCGGGCTGCTCAACGGGATCATTCCGCGCAACGTTCCAGAGCGGGGCAGATGGCGTCCGGCCACCGCAAAGGAACTCGCCGAGCAACAGCGCACGTTCTATGTTGCCCTGACCCGCGCCGAAAGAACCCTGCACCTGATCTACGGCCCGGGTTACCACACCAGGAGCGGATACTGGCGTTCGGACGGACCGTCCGACTTCCTGATCGAGATGTACCAACGCCTGCCGTCAACGGGCTCGTCGGAGCAACAGACCTGA
- a CDS encoding UvrD-helicase domain-containing protein: MNPTDEQTAAADGFRAGDHIALQAGAGTGKTTTLTFLARTTDRRGCYIAYNRAIAQDARARFPSTVRCKTAHALAYAALGHRYTRRLNAPRRPAWQTGQALGITKALRVGDREITPKALSNATLRTVTRFCYTADEAITRHHVPHLRGLEDPDLHAQLAAHIVPFARKAWADLQHPDDGAVRFDHDHYLKIWALTQPRINADFLLLDEAQDTNPVVEQIFLAQREHAQLVMVGDSAQAIYHWRGAKDIMTGFDGTQLALSQSFRFGPDLALEANRWLRLADAPIRLTGTPAVPTELGPVTQPDAVLCRTNVGAMAQVMTLMAAGHRVALAGGGDSLQALALAARELKEGRRTHHPELILFPCWGDLQDYAAHDPAGRDLQPLVNLVDTHGTDAILTAVARLAPELHAQVTVSTAHKAKGREWPRVLIADDFARPKDDPTGDHPAPPAPPDPIDDAEARLAYVAVTRTRQCLDLGGLSWIHDHPDGSPPGPNPTLEGARLRF; the protein is encoded by the coding sequence ATGAACCCGACCGACGAACAGACGGCAGCCGCCGACGGCTTCCGCGCCGGGGACCACATCGCGCTGCAGGCCGGCGCTGGCACCGGGAAGACCACCACCCTCACCTTCCTGGCCCGCACAACCGACCGCCGCGGCTGCTACATTGCCTACAACCGGGCCATCGCCCAGGACGCTCGCGCCCGTTTCCCCAGCACCGTCCGGTGCAAGACCGCCCACGCGCTCGCCTACGCGGCCCTCGGCCACCGCTACACACGCCGCCTGAACGCACCCCGCCGCCCGGCCTGGCAGACCGGACAGGCCCTCGGCATCACCAAAGCCCTCCGCGTCGGCGACCGCGAGATCACCCCAAAAGCCCTCTCCAACGCCACCCTGCGCACCGTCACCCGCTTCTGCTACACCGCCGACGAAGCCATCACCCGCCACCACGTGCCCCACCTACGTGGCCTGGAGGACCCCGACCTCCACGCCCAACTCGCCGCCCACATCGTGCCGTTCGCCCGCAAAGCCTGGGCCGACCTGCAACACCCCGACGATGGCGCCGTCCGCTTCGACCACGACCACTACCTCAAGATCTGGGCCCTCACCCAGCCCCGCATCAATGCCGATTTTCTGCTGCTGGACGAGGCCCAGGACACCAACCCCGTTGTCGAACAGATCTTCCTCGCCCAGCGCGAGCACGCCCAGCTGGTCATGGTCGGCGACTCCGCCCAGGCCATCTACCACTGGCGCGGAGCCAAAGACATCATGACCGGCTTCGATGGCACCCAGCTCGCCCTGTCCCAGTCCTTCCGCTTCGGCCCCGACCTCGCCTTGGAAGCCAACCGCTGGCTGCGTCTGGCCGACGCCCCGATCCGCCTGACCGGCACCCCCGCCGTGCCCACCGAACTCGGGCCCGTCACCCAGCCCGACGCCGTGCTGTGCCGCACCAACGTCGGCGCCATGGCCCAGGTCATGACCCTCATGGCCGCCGGCCACCGAGTCGCCCTCGCCGGGGGAGGAGACAGCCTGCAAGCCCTGGCCCTCGCAGCACGCGAGCTGAAGGAGGGGCGCCGAACCCACCACCCCGAACTGATCCTGTTTCCCTGCTGGGGCGACCTGCAGGACTATGCCGCCCACGACCCGGCCGGAAGAGACCTCCAGCCCCTGGTCAACCTCGTCGACACTCACGGCACCGACGCCATCCTTACCGCTGTCGCCCGCCTCGCCCCCGAACTGCACGCCCAGGTCACCGTCTCCACCGCCCACAAAGCCAAAGGACGCGAATGGCCCCGCGTCCTCATCGCAGACGACTTCGCCCGCCCCAAGGACGACCCCACCGGTGATCACCCGGCCCCTCCGGCACCGCCCGACCCCATTGACGACGCCGAAGCACGCCTGGCCTACGTAGCCGTCACCCGCACCCGCCAATGCCTCGATCTGGGCGGTCTGTCCTGGATTCACGACCACCCCGATGGCTCCCCACCCGGCCCGAACCCGACCCTGGAAGGGGCGCGGCTACGTTTCTGA